GCAGTACGGAGAGCGGCGGCGTGCAGGGCCGGGCGGCTCTGGAGGGCGTCGGGCCGTACGACCTGTCGCTGGTCGAGGGCTCGGTCACCACGGCCGAGGACGCCCGGCGGATCCGGCACATCCGCGGCATCTCGCGCCGCCTCGTCACGATCGGCGCGTGCGCGACCGCCGGAGGCGTCCAGGCGCTGCGCAACTTCGCGGACGTCGCCGAGTTCCGTGCCGCCGTCTACGCCCGACCGGAGTTCATCGCCACGCTGGACACCTCGACGCCGATCTCGGCCCACGTGCCGGTCGACTTCGAGCTGCGCGGCTGCCCGATCGACCGGCACCAACTGCTCGAAGTGATCACCGCCTTCCTGGCCGGCCGCACCCCCGGGATTCCGTCGCACAGCGTCTGCTTCGAGTGCAAGATCCGAGGCACCACGTGCGTGACCGTCGCCCACGGCACCCCGTGCCTGGGTCCTGTGACCCACGCCGGCTGCGGCGCGCTCTGTCCCGCCCACCGGCGCGGATGCTACGGCTGCTTCGGACCGGTGGCCGACCCCAACCTGGAGGCGATGGTGCGTCAGCTGGCCCGGGACGGCATGTCCGCGCGGGACGTCGTCCGGATCTTCCGCACCTTCAACGCCGCGGCGCCCGAGTACGGGCCGGTGCCGGACGTCGCCGCCCGCCTGGCACCTGACGAGCCCCGATGAACGGGCCGGCGTCGCGCACCCTGCAGCTGGGCGCCCTGGCCCGGGTGGAGGGCGAGGCAGCCGTCAGGTTGCGCCTGAAGGACGGCCGGGTCACCGCCGCCGAACTGCGGATCTACGAGCCGCCGCGGTTCTTCGAGGCCTTCCTGGTCGGCCGCGGGCACACCGAACCGCCCGACCTCACGGCCCGGATCTGCGGAATCTGCCCGGTGGCCTATCAGATGACGGCCTGCCAGGCGATCGAGGCGGCCTGCGGGGTGGCCGTCGACGGACCGATCGCACAGTTGCGCCGACTGCTCTACTACGGCGAGTGGATCGAGAGCCAGTCCCTGCACATCCACCTGCTGCACGCCCCCGACTTCCTCGGCTGCGCCGACGCCGTCGAACTCGCCCGCGGACACCGCCGAGCCGTCGAACGGGGGCTGCGGATCAAACAGGCGGGCAACGCGGTGATGGAACTGCTCGGCGGACGCCCGATCCACCCCGTCAACGTGAGGATCGGCGGCTTCTACCGGACCGTGTCGCGGGACGAACTCGCCCCGCTCGCCGACCGCCTGCGCCGCGCCCGGGACGACGCCCTGGAGACGGTGTCGTGGGTCGCCGGCTTCGACTTCCCCGAGGCGTCCTTCGACGGCGAGTTCCTGGCCCTGCACGACCCCGGACGGTACGCCGTCGACTCCGGGGCACCCGCCGTGCTTCCCGCGCCCGGCGGCGCGCACCCGGTACGGGGCTTTCCAGTGGACGAGTTCGAGCAGCACGTGGTCGAGGAGCAGGTGCCGTACTCCACCGCCCTCCAGTCGAGACTGGACGGCGGCCGCCACCTCACCGGCTCGCTCGCCCGCTACGCGCTCAACGGCCGCTGGCTGCACCCGACCGCCGCCGAGGCGGCCCGGGCGGCCGGCCTCGGCGACCCCGCGGCGGGCGAGGTCTGCCGCAACCCGTACCGCAGCATCCTCGTCCGGGCCGTCGAAGTCGTGCACGCCCTGGAGGAGGCGC
This genomic window from Streptomyces sp. TLI_235 contains:
- a CDS encoding coenzyme F420-reducing hydrogenase alpha subunit is translated as MNGPASRTLQLGALARVEGEAAVRLRLKDGRVTAAELRIYEPPRFFEAFLVGRGHTEPPDLTARICGICPVAYQMTACQAIEAACGVAVDGPIAQLRRLLYYGEWIESQSLHIHLLHAPDFLGCADAVELARGHRRAVERGLRIKQAGNAVMELLGGRPIHPVNVRIGGFYRTVSRDELAPLADRLRRARDDALETVSWVAGFDFPEASFDGEFLALHDPGRYAVDSGAPAVLPAPGGAHPVRGFPVDEFEQHVVEEQVPYSTALQSRLDGGRHLTGSLARYALNGRWLHPTAAEAARAAGLGDPAAGEVCRNPYRSILVRAVEVVHALEEALHIIEGYRPPPRPHVDVPARESAGCAATEAPRGLLYHRYALGPDGTVTHARIVPPTAQNQAAIEEDLRRQVQARLARSHTAVGDEELAALCERAVRNHDPCISCSAHFLDLAVERE
- a CDS encoding coenzyme F420-reducing hydrogenase gamma subunit, whose amino-acid sequence is MDGAGPPTLAVWKFASCDGCQLTLLDCEDELLALADRVRISHFLEMSSAEAGSTESGGVQGRAALEGVGPYDLSLVEGSVTTAEDARRIRHIRGISRRLVTIGACATAGGVQALRNFADVAEFRAAVYARPEFIATLDTSTPISAHVPVDFELRGCPIDRHQLLEVITAFLAGRTPGIPSHSVCFECKIRGTTCVTVAHGTPCLGPVTHAGCGALCPAHRRGCYGCFGPVADPNLEAMVRQLARDGMSARDVVRIFRTFNAAAPEYGPVPDVAARLAPDEPR